TACCTACAGCCGACATGTTGCCCCTGCGTTGAAGACGAAGTGACAGTGctcttctgctcctcctgtgtCCTTCTTTCCTCCTActcaattttgcacattgtGCTTGTATGATTGAGCATTTGACAATTAAAATTTGAAAGAGCCATGGTCACACGTGGAAGCTTGTGTGTAGGCAACCTTTATACCAGAGCATTTCTTTTTAGGGGCACAAATTGTACAAGGTCGTAGATCTCAACAGcataaatgtttgtctttttaccTGACAAACTggtgaaaatgttgaaaaatgcccTATATCACAATGTTTaggaaagtgacaaaaaaaccAACTAATGGGACCGCATGAACCACCTCTTCACCGAGTTTGGTGCAAATCTGCTTAGTACAtttctgacaaacaaacaaacaaacaaacaaaaaacaaaacaaataagaatgtgaaaacataacctcttGGGGGAGGTAATAATGTTCACTGCATTAAGCACTGGGTGAATATTTAATAACGACAAAGAACATAAAAATCATTCACTCTCACTCATtcatcctctgtcctcctccctcttacTGCTAATGTGGATTCGCTGCTGGCCAGGAAGCGCAGGTAGAGGGAGGAGTGCCTGGTTTGGGAGTGAGGACTGCTTTCTCAGCTATGCATACTTATTCAGCTTTCCTTTTAGCTGCATCGTAGCACATTGCTAGTAGCCCAACAAGCTTGTTATGGTTAACTCATAGCGGTGCTGGATGGGAGAAAGCTGAAAAATACTGCTCTCCGCAAGTTTGTTTAACGGGTCTTTTGATAAGTTACTTTTATTGGCTTTTTACTTGTAAAGGTTTTATGGCACGTACAGTAAAGAGTAATGTATTCTGCCCTGTTGTCcactctctgtatgtgtgtatgtgtgtgtgtgtgtgtgtgtgtgtggaggagctCAGCTCTGCCCTCGGTCCTACTAACGCAGACAGCAGAGGAACGAAAGACAGAGTAGAGGCTGTGTCCAAAACCACATTTTCCTATCTGCTAATGAAACTCACTGATCTCTCCAAGGTCAGGTTAAAGTGCTTCTTACAAATGTAGAACCAGTCTCGTGCTGAAGTCAGTGGTTAGAATTAAGATTCAGGTTAATATCAACAGGGGCTTCAACACATTTGAAGTCACACTACAGAGCCTTGCTTTACACCAAAGATGCCCAAACTCACCACAGTCCTTTGCTCATGCTGTGTGTGGTTAGTTGTGTTACATCAGTAAAGATTGTCAGAAAAAGAGGCTGATCCTTGTTAATTTGTAATAGATCTGTCAGCTGACCCTTTTGTATTTGTACTCTATTGCATGTAGGACATGGTGAAGTTTCTGCCGAACTGCAGCAAAAACAGGACACTAACGGTACGACTAATAGCTCTTCACTGAAATACGCTTAATGTTTCATTTGACTTAGAAGTACATTGTGTGAGACATTTGGAATGAATTACATTTAGAAGTGAAGCTTCATTCTTATTCTTTccattcattatattatataaaatgtgttatttcttttaattattagttttttgtgttatttggtTTTCTCTCTTGGTTATGAGGTTGTTTATTATGAAATATGACTATAACTCGCTGTGCTTGACATCCACTAACAACGTTTtctggtttttcttttcctataGACAGGCTGTTAAGATGCGTGGTATATTTGCTAGTTGTGCTCTGGCAGCAGCGCTGCTGGCTGTAACCTGGGCAGACCACCAtgaccaccatcaccaccatgaCCACCATAGCCACAGcagtgagggagagatgagcTGCCACAAGCTGTCCTCTCCCAACGCCGACTTTGCCTTTGCCCTCTACAAAAGTCTGAATGCCAAGGCTGCAGCTGGGAAGAACATCTTCTTCTCACCGCTGGGCATCTCCACCGCCCTGTCCATGCTGTCCACAGGGGCCCGTGGTGAAACCCACAGCCAGCTCTTCTCCACCTTGGGCTACAGCGCCTTAAACCAGACTCAGGTCAATGAAGCATATCAGGATCTTTTCCACATGCTTGGCTACAGCCATGAGGATGAGCAGCTGGATGTCGGCAACGCTGTGGCAGTGCACTCAGGATTCACTCCTCTGGAGAAGTTCCTGAAGGATGTCAAGGATTTCTACCCCGGTGACATCTTCAAAGTTAATGTTACCAGACTCGAAGAGGCTGCAGCTGAGATCAACACATTCATTGCTAATGAAACCCAGGACAAGATAAAGGATGTGGTACAGCAGCTGAACCCTGACATGGCCATGGTGCTTATCAATTACGTCTACTTCGAAGGTAATAAGCAAGGTCGCATCTATTTCTTGTTGTGTGCTTTACAACCAGGGA
The window above is part of the Seriola aureovittata isolate HTS-2021-v1 ecotype China chromosome 19, ASM2101889v1, whole genome shotgun sequence genome. Proteins encoded here:
- the LOC130160824 gene encoding alpha-1-antitrypsin homolog isoform X4 → MKLTDLSKDMVKFLPNCSKNRTLTAVKMRGIFASCALAAALLAVTWADHHDHHHHHDHHSHSSEGEMSCHKLSSPNADFAFALYKSLNAKAAAGKNIFFSPLGISTALSMLSTGARGETHSQLFSTLGYSALNQTQVNEAYQDLFHMLGYSHEDEQLDVGNAVAVHSGFTPLEKFLKDVKDFYPGDIFKVNVTRLEEAAAEINTFIANETQDKIKDVVQQLNPDMAMVLINYVYFEAQWAKRFNQEFTDEEDFHVDNTTKVRVDMMTRTGDYKIYRDDQSQATVITVPYKGNASMMIVLPDEGKMMTVERHISKDSIKHWQASVSMAYVDLYLPKFSISVDASLDDTLKAMGITDAYEDRADFSGVSETAMLKVTKVSHQAVLSVDETGTEAAAGTTLEVMPMSMPDTMTLNRPFLVFILEHSTKSILFMGKINNPAAM
- the LOC130160824 gene encoding alpha-1-antitrypsin homolog isoform X1, with translation MKLTDLSKDMVKFLPNCSKNRTLTAVKMRGIFASCALAAALLAVTWADHHDHHHHHDHHSHSSEGEMSCHKLSSPNADFAFALYKSLNAKAAAGKNIFFSPLGISTALSMLSTGARGETHSQLFSTLGYSALNQTQVNEAYQDLFHMLGYSHEDEQLDVGNAVAVHSGFTPLEKFLKDVKDFYPGDIFKVNVTRLEEAAAEINTFIANETQDKIKDVVQQLNPDMAMVLINYVYFEAQWAKRFNQEFTDEEDFHVDNTTKVRVDMMTRTGDYKIYRDDQSQATVITVPYKGNASMMIVLPDEGKMMTVERHISKDSIKHWQASVSMAYVDLYLPKFSISVDASLDDTLKAMGITDAYEDRADFSGVSETAMLKVTKASHKAALSVTEVGTKAHGTTFTDLILSNLPQTVRIDRPFLVFILENSTGNIFFMGKINNPTAT
- the LOC130160824 gene encoding alpha-1-antitrypsin homolog isoform X2, which gives rise to MLCVDMVKFLPNCSKNRTLTAVKMRGIFASCALAAALLAVTWADHHDHHHHHDHHSHSSEGEMSCHKLSSPNADFAFALYKSLNAKAAAGKNIFFSPLGISTALSMLSTGARGETHSQLFSTLGYSALNQTQVNEAYQDLFHMLGYSHEDEQLDVGNAVAVHSGFTPLEKFLKDVKDFYPGDIFKVNVTRLEEAAAEINTFIANETQDKIKDVVQQLNPDMAMVLINYVYFEAQWAKRFNQEFTDEEDFHVDNTTKVRVDMMTRTGDYKIYRDDQSQATVITVPYKGNASMMIVLPDEGKMMTVERHISKDSIKHWQASVSMAYVDLYLPKFSISVDASLDDTLKAMGITDAYEDRADFSGVSETAMLKVTKASHKAALSVTEVGTKAHGTTFTDLILSNLPQTVRIDRPFLVFILENSTGNIFFMGKINNPTAT
- the LOC130160824 gene encoding alpha-1-antitrypsin homolog isoform X3 — translated: MRGIFASCALAAALLAVTWADHHDHHHHHDHHSHSSEGEMSCHKLSSPNADFAFALYKSLNAKAAAGKNIFFSPLGISTALSMLSTGARGETHSQLFSTLGYSALNQTQVNEAYQDLFHMLGYSHEDEQLDVGNAVAVHSGFTPLEKFLKDVKDFYPGDIFKVNVTRLEEAAAEINTFIANETQDKIKDVVQQLNPDMAMVLINYVYFEAQWAKRFNQEFTDEEDFHVDNTTKVRVDMMTRTGDYKIYRDDQSQATVITVPYKGNASMMIVLPDEGKMMTVERHISKDSIKHWQASVSMAYVDLYLPKFSISVDASLDDTLKAMGITDAYEDRADFSGVSETAMLKVTKASHKAALSVTEVGTKAHGTTFTDLILSNLPQTVRIDRPFLVFILENSTGNIFFMGKINNPTAT